The sequence CAGAAGATCTGAAATCCGCGGCGACACGCGATCGCAATCGCTGCTTACGCTCGCAACTCAGAACTCCTCTTCCACTCCCTCGAACAAATCCGTTTCCGGGTTGATGACGCTGGGCACGGAGCGCGCCACCAAGTGAAACTGCTCCTCGTGTCCGCGCTTGCGCACGTTGTTTTCAAACAACGAGAACAGCGGCGTCTGGCTTTTGTGCGCCTTGAAGGCGGAGATCTTGGTTTCCAGGTAATCGCCGATGTCAATCGTGGTGGTTGCCGGAGGCAGCGCCACCGGTTGACGATCCGCCAACGTAAACAAGGCCGTGGAATAGTACAGCTTGTGCGCGCGGTGCGGCCTCAGGCCGTTGTTCAACTGCTCGACGTAACGGTTGGCGCGCCCCGCCCAGTGAAACGCCATGGTGGTGAACGATGCCACCATCGAGTGGTCCGGATGCGCCGTGACCGCGCCTTCCGGTCCGAACGTCATGATCACCTGCGGCCGTATGGTGCGCACGCGTAAAACCAGGTCTTCGACGACGCGGTAAAAATCTGTGCGGTCCAGTGCAGCGTCCGGGTAGTCGAGCACCTCGCCGCGCGTGACCTTCAGGATCCGGCACGACGCCGCGAACTCCCGCTTTCTTTGTTCGGCCAGCTCTTCTTCCGACCGCGTATTGCCACGGTGCGTTGCCGCCTGTCCCGGCGTCAAGCACACAACGTAGGTCTCGACGCCGCGTTCCCGGTAGAGCAGCAGCGAGCCGCCGAACCCTCCGGCCTCGTCATCGGGATGCGCCGTCACACACAGCAGTCGCAACATTGGCCCGCCACGCCCTCGTCGTTTCACATCTTACAAGACGCGCCAATTGCTAACCCATTGCCAGAAGACATCTCATCATGAACCATTTCAGCAAAGTGCGGACTCCCTCAGGGGCTAAAGCCCGCATTATTTGCGACTCTGGGCGGCACGGCTGAAGCCGTGCCCTACCCAAAACCATTTATGGGCTAGTCTAGCTTGGCTCTGTTGAGATCCTCGCAGGAAGCAAGTTTCACTTCGTGCCGTCCCTACGGGACTCTGTGGATTTCAGAAGCAGCTTTCCCGGCACTTACGTGCCGGGCTAGGTTCTGTCGCCCCTGTGGGGCTGAGGCCACGCAGTCCGCAAGGATGAGCAGCTCGAACGAAAAAGGACGTCAACAAAGCCAGATAGCTTCTTAATTGTCTTCTTCCTTTTCCGTCAGCATGAACTCCAGCACCTGCTGCGGATGCTGCGCCATCCACACCGGCGCAAACGACTGGCGATGCAGCGGCGACGGTCCGTACTTGCGCAGGCCGGCAATGTGCTTGGGGCTACGGTAGCCCTTGTTGGAAGCGAGATCGTAGGCGGGAAACACCGGCGCCCAGCGGCGTACCAGTTCGTCGCGATAGACCTTGGCGACGATCGAGGCCGCCGCGATCGACGCCGACAGCGCGTCTCCATGAATGATCTTGGTCTGCGCGCACTCGTACTGCACCCGCACCGCATCCAGCAGCAAGTGATCGGGCGGCGGCTTGAGTTGCGCCACCGCCTCCACCATCGCCAGCAGGGAGGCGTGGTAGATGTTGAGCTGGTCGATGCGCGCCGCGTCCACCGCCGCCACCGCCCAGGCAATGCAGTGCTGCTTGATGCGCTCCGCCAGCATTTCACGCCGCTGCGGCGGCAGCAGCTTGGAATCGCGCAGTCCGCGAATGCGGTAATTGGGATCCAGGATGACGGCACCGGCCACCACCGGCCCGAAGAACGCCCCGCGGCCGACCTCGTCCACGCCGGCCACCAGACGGGCGCCGGCGGCCCACGCCTGCTTTTCAAATCTCAGGGTACACTTCAGCCGCTTCAGCAGGCGCATCTTCGCCGCCGAGGGCGAAATTTCTTCGACGGGCTTCAACAGGCGGGGCACGGAGAAAACTTAACCACGGATTGACCCGGATGTCCACGGATCAAGGCGTTCCGATCCAGTGTACAAAAAACGATCCGTGCAAATCCGTGGCGATCCGTGGTGGCCTTGATTCGGCCTTTATTCCGCTTCGCGCAGGCGGGCGGCCTTGCCGCGGCGGGCGCGCAGATAGTACAGCTTGGCGCGGCGGACGCGGGCCGAGCGCAGCACGTCGATCTTGTCGATGACTTTGGAATTTAGCGGGAAGATGCGCTCCACCCCATGCCCGAAGCTCATTTTGCGGACGGTAAAGCTTGCCTGGGGGCCGCGGCTGCGGGCAATGACTACGCCCTCGAACGCCTGCAAGCGTTCCTTGTCGCCTTCCTTGATCTTCACATGCACACGCACGGTGTCGCCGGCATGGAATGGCGGCAGGTCGGTGCGCTGCCTTTTCGCCAGCAGCTTCTGCAGTATCGGTGAGGTAGACATGACACTTTTCCTTCGTAAAGTCGAAGTTTCAATATAACAGCCACTTGGCCTTGGGCGCTAGGCTACAGGCTTCAGGCCTGGCACTTTGCGGAGTTCATCCACGATTTCCCGGTCCTCATCGCTGAGAACAACCCGTTGCAGCAACTCCGGCCGGTTGCGCAACGTTTTCTCCAGCGCCCTTTTGCGGCGCCAGCGCCGGATTGCCTCGTGATCGCCAGAGACCAGCGGTTCCGGCACCGCCAGGCCGCGAAAGTCCGCCGGACGGGTGTAATGCGGATAATCCAGCAACCCGCCGGCGCTGATCGTGGAATCGGGAATCCGCTTGCCCTCGCCATCCACCGGCAGTCGGACGCTCACTTCGCCGGCGCCGAACGACTCCGTTCGCGCCGACGCCTCATTCCCCAGCGCGCCCGGCAGCAGCCGCGTTACCGCATCAGCGATAATCGCCGCCGGCAACTCCCCGCCGCTCAAGACAAAATCTCCAACCGAAACCTCGCGATCCGCCAGGTACTCGCTTACCCGCTCATCCACTCCCTCGTAGCGCCCGCAGATCAGGAACACCCGCTCCAACTGCGCCAATTCGGCCGCTACCCGCTGGTTGAACAGCTCTCCCTGCGGCGACAACAGGACAACCGATTCTCTGGCGCGCGGACTCCTGACTCCCAGTTCCCGGCTCCTGATCCGCTCTGCCCGCGGCGTGACCCGCAAAAACTCCAGGCAATCGAAAATCGGCTCCGGCTTCAGCACCATGCCTTCGCCGCCGCCGAACGGACGATCATCTACGGTGCGATGCTTGTCCTTGGTGAATGCCCTCAGGTCGTGGACCGTGATCTCCACCAGCCCGGACTGCCGCGCCCGCCGCACGATCCCGTAATCCAGCGGCCCGCGAAAAAAATCCGGAAAGATGGTGATGATTTCGAATTTCATGGAACAGCTTTTAGCTCTTAGCTGTTAGCTGATTCGTTGTGGTTAAAAGCTAACGGCTACTCGCCTTTCTTCCCCTGCAAATCCTTCTCGTCCTTTGACAGCGGCGCGTCCAGCTCCAGCATCCCCTCCGGCAGCTCCATCTCAATCCGCTTCGCCGCCGTATCCATGCACCGCAAGTATGCCGCAGCCAGGGGAATCAAGAACTCCCGTTTTGCGGAACGCACCACCAGCAACGGCGCCTCTCCGGCTCCAAACTGAACGTCGGCCACCGTGCCGATCAGCTGCCCGCCGGCGCGCACCTCACATCCAGCCAAATCCTCGAGGTACTCCGCACCCTCTTCCAGCGCCGCCCGCTGCTGGCGCGGAATCTGGATCTCGCACCCGACCAGCGTTTCCGCGTCGCCGATCGTCTCCACGCCCTCGAATTTCAGCACCACCCGCTGCTTGTGCGGCCAGAAGTCCTCGACGCGCAGTCCCCGGCGCTCGCCGCTCTCGTCGAGGGCAAACACTCGCCTGCGTTCGGCGAACCGTTCGGGAAAATCGGTGAGGATGTCGGCCGCCACTTCACCGTGCCGGCCTTGCGGCTTAACCACCCGGGCGATGGTGATGAAAGCGTCGTCTATTCCAGGATCTCCAGTTCGAAGCGGTGATTTGCTTTCACGCCGACCGCGCCCAGGATTGCGCGGAACGCGCGTGCCGTCCGTCCCTGCTTGCCGATCACGCGGCCCAGGTCGCCGGGCGCAACCTCCAACTCCAGCACGGTGGCGCCGCCTTCCTCGACCGCCTCCACCGACACCTGGTCCGGCTCGTCCACTAGCGATTTGGCAATTTGCTCGATCAGCCCGCAAACGTCAATCTCGGGAGGCTGTGTGCGCAATGCGGAAGGCTCGCTTGACATCGGGTCCTCTGGAGTTGGAGAAACTGGGGAACGCGGCACCGGGTTTAACGGAGAACTCCAGCGCGTCACGCCTGAAGCCTCAAGCCTGGCGCCTGAAGCCTGTTTTTACGCCGCCGGTTCCGCGCTCGCCGGCGTGTACTTCGACACCAGCCGAGCCACCGTTTCCGACATCCTGGCGCCCTTGCTCACCCAATAATCAATGCGGTCGCGCTTCAAATTCACGCTCATCGGCGTGGTGCGCGGATTGTACGTGCCCACCACTTCCACCGAGCGCCCATTGCGCGCCCGCTCCTTTTCGATCACCACCACCCGGTAGTGCGGTTGTTTACGCGCGCCTACGCGCGCCAGTCGGATCATTAACACAGAGCAACATCCTTTCCTGCTATTTCCTGATGGGTTTTCCAGTTGATTCCCCAAGGACTGCGACAAACCTTAATTATTGCGGAAGATACCCCTGTTGGCAACGATAAACGGGTGGCGCAAGGCTTCAGCTCAGCAGCCATTTCCAAAACCAGCTTCAGCCGCTGAGGCACTTCAGCACTTCGAGAGGCTCCACCCTCATCGTATAGTCCGCATCGGCGCTGGCGCACTGGACCGTACCATCGGCTCCGACCACATACGCCGCCGGCAGCGGCAGTTCCCAACTCGAATCGCCATTGATAAACGGCAGGTTTACAAAGGTGCGCGCATGAATCTCCTGCTGATAAGGCGGTACCCGATACACCAGCCCAAACTTCCGCGCCACCGCATTGCCGGTGTCGCTCAGCAGCGGGAACCCCGGCTTGTGCTGCTCGTGCATCAGGTAAGACTGGTGTATCGTTTGCGGCGAAATTCCGACCAGCGACCCTCCAGCCTCCCGCACCTGCGGCAGAGCCTCGTTCCACGCCTCCACCGTCGCCACGCAAAACGGGCACCAGCGCCCGCGCACGAACACGATCACCAGCGGCCCCTTCGCCAGCAAAGCTGAAGACGAAACTTGCTTTCCGTCCTGGTCAGGCAACTCGAACTCCGGCGCTGCCGCCCCAACCGGCAGAATCCACTCCGCAATTCCCAACCCGCGAATCTCCTCCACCGCACGCCGGTTCAGCGCCTGCGTTTCGGCGGGCACGTACTTTTCCATCAGCGCGCGGCGTTCATCCAGCGCGGCTTTCAGGCTTGCATGTCCAAGTCCCGATTTCGCCTCCTCCAGCCCTCGCCATTTCATGTCTTGATTAGACGATGCCTACTCTTTCGCGTCGCGCTCCTCGAGCTTTTTCATCAATTCCTGGTACGTCGGCGGCATGCGGGCGGTCTCGCGCATCGCCACGGTGATCGGATAGCGAATGCCGCCCTTATGCGTGCCTTCCAGTCCCTGGATGATCTCCTCCGCCCAGCCCCAGGGAAGGGCGAACACCATCTCCGTGTCCTGGGCCATGCCGAAAATGCGGTCGCCGCTGCAGGGCAGGATCACCTTGGGCTCGTTGGTGCTCATCGTCTGGATGACAATCTCGGAGCAGTCCAGTCGCCCGCCCGAGGTGCTCACCACGCGCCCGCCGCGCTGGTACAACGTCGCGTGCACTAGCCGCAGCACCTGCGCGCTGTTGCCGTACAGCGCGACGACGTGCGGCTTGAACTTCGCCCGATTGAGCGGCGCCACGCACACGTGCTCGTAGGTGCCGGGCTCGAACTTCCAGGTGCTGGCTTCCAGGCTCGCCGCCGCCGGTTCGTCCTTGCAGTACATGCCGAGTGCCGCGGAGCCCCGCAAGTATTCGTCATTCGGCTTGCGGAAGCCGAAAGCGACCGCCGCTAGCGGGCAGATCACGTCTTTCCTGCCCACCGCAATGCCCCAGCCGTAACGCCGCGCGATGCCAATGGACTGGCACACGATCCACTGCTCGCCCAGGTCGCGGCTGGGCACTTTCACATCGGGTGGGATCTCTTCGCCGGCCTTCAACATGCGGAGCGCCAGCGGAAATGTATCCGGACGCACATAGCGCCCAATGGCGTCATCGAGTTTCTTCAGGGTCGCTGCATAAGCGGAAGCCTCAGGAGTTTCGGTGGCCATAACTTCACCATAATCGATGGAGCAGCGCGCCAGTATGAATCAGCGCAGTCGAAGGCGCAAGGCGGGTTCCGAGTTGCGGGTTTTAAGTTGCGAGCGACAGGCACTGGGCGCCAGCCACTGCCCACTACTTCTTACATTCCCGGGAACTTCATTCCCGCCAACTTCCTTCCGAAGCTCGCCTTTCCCATGCCCTTGAACATCTTGCGCATCTGCGCGTACTGCCGCAACAACCGGTTGACTTCCTGCACCGTGGTTCCGCTGCCGCGCGCAATGCGTTTTCTCCGGCTGCCATTGATCACGTCGTGGTGCTCGCGTTCGTGCGGCGTCATGGAATTGATGATCGCCTCCACTCGCGTGATCTGCCCCTCGTCCACGTGGTCCACCGCTTTCTGCATACCAGCGAACGGGCCCACACTGGGCAGCATCTTCATGATGCTCTGGATCGACCCCATTTTCTTCACCTGGCGCAACTGGTCACGGAAGTCTTCCAGTGAAAACCCGTCGCCCATCAGCGCCTTGGTGGTAAACTCCTCGGCCTTCTTGCGGTCCAGCGTCTGCTCGGCTTTTTCGATCAGCGACAGGATGTCGCCCATGCCGAGAATCCGTCCGACAATACGATCGGGGTGAAACGGTTCCAGCGCGTCGTACTTTTCGCCGATGCCGATGAACTTGATCGGCTGCCCGGTCACGCTCCTGATCGACAGCGCCGCGCCGCCTCGCGCGTCGCCATCCATCTTGGTGAGCACCACGCCGGTGAGTGTCAGCTTCTTGTGGAACTCATCCGCCGATTTCACCGCGTCCTGCCCGGTCATGGCGTCGGCGACGAACAAAATCTCCTGCGGGTTGAGCAGCTTTTTCAGCGACTGCATCTCGTCCATAAGCTGCTCGTCAATGTGCAAGCGGCCCGCGGTGTCCACGATCAGCACATCGCTGCCGGTAACCACCGCCTCGCGCCGCGCTTCCCGGGCCAACCGCTCCACCGTCGCGGTGTTTGCTTCCTCGACCTGCCCTTCGTAAAGGTTCGCGCTTACCTGCTTGGCCACGATCTTCAACTGCTCGCGCGCCGCCGGACGATACACGTCCACCGAGACCAGCAGGGGCCGGTGCCCGCCCTTCTTCAGCCAGTGCGCCAGCTTGCCTGACGTGGTCGTCTTGCCCGACCCTTGCAGACCGGCCATCAGCACCACGCTGGGCGGCTGCGAGGCGAATTTCACCTTCGCCGTGTCGCGCCCCAGCAGCTCGACCAGTTCGTCGCGCACGATTTTGATCACCTGCTCGGCCGGCGACAGCGCGGTCATGACTTCCTGACCCACCGCCTTCGCCTGGATGTGCTCGATCAGCTCCTTGACGACCTTGAAATTGACGTCGGCTTCCAGCAGCGCCAGCCGGATCTCGCGCAGCGCCTCCGCGATGTTTTCTTCGGTGAGCTTTCCCTGCCCGCGCAGGTTCTTGAACGCCCGTTGTAGTTTGTCCGTGAGATTCTCAAACATGGCTTGTCATTTGATTCTATCAAGTGGACCGGAGTAGTTTCTTGGTAGTTGGTAGTTGGTAGCCGGTGATGATTCGCTCAGCATGACAAGACCGATGAAACATGCGGCGCGCTATGCATCCGGCACCAACGTCGTTGTTCTTGAGCCTGATGTCGCACGTGAATTTCCCACCGATAATAATGAGGTTAACGAATCCTTGCGGGCGGTTGCAATGTTTGCTGAGAGGCCGAAAAACAACGCGGCGGCGAGGGTAGAACGGCTTGACGCATGACTGCCTCACCCACAAACTCCTGACTCCTAACTGCTGTCGTCACGCCCTGACCCACCCATACTGCGTATGGCTTGGCTCCGCCATGCCCGATGCTTTGTACATCTTCCTCAGCCGCTGCAAGTAATCTGCCGGCATCGGGTTGATCTTTTCGCTCGGATCAATCCCGTAGACTCGCGCCGCGTTCAATCCAAAGATGCCACGCTTGACCTCCGCCGTCAGCGGCTTGTAGCCAAACCGTTTCTGCAAGTCCCCCGGCATCTCCAACCGGCGGAAGGCCTCGATCTGCCACTGCGGCGATCCCCACCAGATCGAATCCGTCCCCCACAGCACGTGTTCGGCGCCGAAGGCCGCAATGATCATCCCCATCACGTACGCCGCCAGCAGCGGGCTGGTGGATACCATCAGCGCGAACGTGCTCCCCATCTCCATGTAAATGTTCTTCACGTCGGGATTTTTCTTCTTCCACGCGCAGATGTCCGAGGTCCACGGAATGTACGTTGTCTTGCGGAACCCATCCTTCGCCGCCTCCAGCCCCGCCTGCGGCCCCCTGAAGCCGGAGTGATAAATCAAGAAATTCAGCTTGGGAAAATCTTTCGCCGCTTTGGTTACGTCCATCGGGCTCCACCACTGTGGATCACCCGGAAACGGCAGCCCCTTGTGGATGCAGATGTTCTTCACGCCCTGCTTCTGAGCCCGCTCCAGCGCCGGGTACGTGCCCTTCTCGTCATCTAGCCGCCAGCCCTGTTTGCCCTTGGCGCGCGCCACCCCGGTGTAGCCCTTCCATGCGTTGATCTTCAGCTTCGACAACTGCGCGTCCATCAGGTCCAGGTTTTCCTGCCCCAGGTCGGGCGAAAAATATCCGTGGCTGATCACCCGCGGCGAGCTGGTCAACTGGTTGATCCAACTCTTGCTCTTGAAGATCACCCCCGGCGTCAGCACGTCCGTTTCTTCCGACGACCCCGGCAGCGCGCTCAGCGCCACCACGTCGGTTTCGCTGTCGAGAAACACCTCCTTGATGTAGTTCTCGATGTACGCGTCCTCAATCGTCGCCTTGCGGTCCTTCAGCGCCGGGTTCATTTTGGTGGCGTTGTTACGCATTCCCACCACCGCGCCGAGAAAAACCTGGTCGGCCTTCGGCGCCTGCTCTGGCATGGCCACGTGGTGCGTCTGAATATCGAAGATGAAGGTCTTGAGCTTTTTCGCGTCCACGGCCGCCGGCTCAAACAATTCCTCGGCATCGACCGTGAACATCCTGCCGAACACCGTGTTCATCGCGGCGAACGCCAGCGCCATGCCGCACGAGGTCTTCAGGAATTTGCGCCGGTCCATGCCGAGCCGCCGCGCCTGCCGCTCCGCGCCGGCCACGATCTCCCGCTCCAGCCGCCGCTGCTCCGGCGTCTGCGGAATCGGCGTGTACTCTTCGTTGGAGATTACCTGGGTGGGCACAGGCAGATAGCGGTCCAGCCACGCATCCAGTTCCGACTTCCGTATCCAGCCGTTCTCTGCCTTCGGCTTGGCAGCCTTGGGCGCGGTTTTCGAATTCGGCATGTCCTCACCCCCGCAAAAACGTGCTCGTAAGAATACGCCTGCCCGAAACCAACCACAATCCCGGCACGCAGGTCTGCACTCCATTCCCATTTTAAGCGGTGATCACCCGGCAAAAAATTCTGTTGCCTCGCGTTCCAACCCTGTGGTTAAAATTTAATGGGACGACAGCCAACCCGGTTCGCACGCGGCGTGTCCTGCGGGCACAACTCGTTGCCGCGCCAGGTAGGGCTGATTCCAAATTTCGACCCGAGGAAACCTGTGGAAATCCTCAATAGCTGGAAAGAAATTGCCAACTATCTCGGACGTGGAGTTCGTACCGTGCAGCGCTGGGAACGCGACCTCGGCCTTCCCGTGCATCGCCCCAAGGGCAAAGACCGCAGCGCAGTGCTGGCTTTTCCCTACGAACTCCAGGCTTGGCTGCACAGCACCCCGGTGCGCTCGCAGGACAGGAGCAGCCCTTCGCCAAATTCCGGCAACGGGCATCACCAGAACACATCTTGGAATGGGAACAACCAGGCCGCTTTGCTCGATCCCGCGAATGGGGAGCCGCCGCGCTTCGAGGCTGGCCGCATTCGCGTCGCTATCAA is a genomic window of Terriglobia bacterium containing:
- a CDS encoding PIG-L family deacetylase, which translates into the protein MLRLLCVTAHPDDEAGGFGGSLLLYRERGVETYVVCLTPGQAATHRGNTRSEEELAEQRKREFAASCRILKVTRGEVLDYPDAALDRTDFYRVVEDLVLRVRTIRPQVIMTFGPEGAVTAHPDHSMVASFTTMAFHWAGRANRYVEQLNNGLRPHRAHKLYYSTALFTLADRQPVALPPATTTIDIGDYLETKISAFKAHKSQTPLFSLFENNVRKRGHEEQFHLVARSVPSVINPETDLFEGVEEEF
- a CDS encoding ribonuclease HII, translated to MRLLKRLKCTLRFEKQAWAAGARLVAGVDEVGRGAFFGPVVAGAVILDPNYRIRGLRDSKLLPPQRREMLAERIKQHCIAWAVAAVDAARIDQLNIYHASLLAMVEAVAQLKPPPDHLLLDAVRVQYECAQTKIIHGDALSASIAAASIVAKVYRDELVRRWAPVFPAYDLASNKGYRSPKHIAGLRKYGPSPLHRQSFAPVWMAQHPQQVLEFMLTEKEEDN
- the rplS gene encoding 50S ribosomal protein L19 — translated: MQKLLAKRQRTDLPPFHAGDTVRVHVKIKEGDKERLQAFEGVVIARSRGPQASFTVRKMSFGHGVERIFPLNSKVIDKIDVLRSARVRRAKLYYLRARRGKAARLREAE
- the trmD gene encoding tRNA (guanosine(37)-N1)-methyltransferase TrmD translates to MKFEIITIFPDFFRGPLDYGIVRRARQSGLVEITVHDLRAFTKDKHRTVDDRPFGGGEGMVLKPEPIFDCLEFLRVTPRAERIRSRELGVRSPRARESVVLLSPQGELFNQRVAAELAQLERVFLICGRYEGVDERVSEYLADREVSVGDFVLSGGELPAAIIADAVTRLLPGALGNEASARTESFGAGEVSVRLPVDGEGKRIPDSTISAGGLLDYPHYTRPADFRGLAVPEPLVSGDHEAIRRWRRKRALEKTLRNRPELLQRVVLSDEDREIVDELRKVPGLKPVA
- the rimM gene encoding ribosome maturation factor RimM (Essential for efficient processing of 16S rRNA), translating into MDDAFITIARVVKPQGRHGEVAADILTDFPERFAERRRVFALDESGERRGLRVEDFWPHKQRVVLKFEGVETIGDAETLVGCEIQIPRQQRAALEEGAEYLEDLAGCEVRAGGQLIGTVADVQFGAGEAPLLVVRSAKREFLIPLAAAYLRCMDTAAKRIEMELPEGMLELDAPLSKDEKDLQGKKGE
- a CDS encoding KH domain-containing protein, whose protein sequence is MSSEPSALRTQPPEIDVCGLIEQIAKSLVDEPDQVSVEAVEEGGATVLELEVAPGDLGRVIGKQGRTARAFRAILGAVGVKANHRFELEILE
- the rpsP gene encoding 30S ribosomal protein S16; translated protein: MIRLARVGARKQPHYRVVVIEKERARNGRSVEVVGTYNPRTTPMSVNLKRDRIDYWVSKGARMSETVARLVSKYTPASAEPAA
- a CDS encoding AhpC/TSA family protein, producing the protein MKWRGLEEAKSGLGHASLKAALDERRALMEKYVPAETQALNRRAVEEIRGLGIAEWILPVGAAAPEFELPDQDGKQVSSSALLAKGPLVIVFVRGRWCPFCVATVEAWNEALPQVREAGGSLVGISPQTIHQSYLMHEQHKPGFPLLSDTGNAVARKFGLVYRVPPYQQEIHARTFVNLPFINGDSSWELPLPAAYVVGADGTVQCASADADYTMRVEPLEVLKCLSG
- a CDS encoding DUF169 domain-containing protein; the protein is MATETPEASAYAATLKKLDDAIGRYVRPDTFPLALRMLKAGEEIPPDVKVPSRDLGEQWIVCQSIGIARRYGWGIAVGRKDVICPLAAVAFGFRKPNDEYLRGSAALGMYCKDEPAAASLEASTWKFEPGTYEHVCVAPLNRAKFKPHVVALYGNSAQVLRLVHATLYQRGGRVVSTSGGRLDCSEIVIQTMSTNEPKVILPCSGDRIFGMAQDTEMVFALPWGWAEEIIQGLEGTHKGGIRYPITVAMRETARMPPTYQELMKKLEERDAKE
- the ffh gene encoding signal recognition particle protein, with the protein product MFENLTDKLQRAFKNLRGQGKLTEENIAEALREIRLALLEADVNFKVVKELIEHIQAKAVGQEVMTALSPAEQVIKIVRDELVELLGRDTAKVKFASQPPSVVLMAGLQGSGKTTTSGKLAHWLKKGGHRPLLVSVDVYRPAAREQLKIVAKQVSANLYEGQVEEANTATVERLAREARREAVVTGSDVLIVDTAGRLHIDEQLMDEMQSLKKLLNPQEILFVADAMTGQDAVKSADEFHKKLTLTGVVLTKMDGDARGGAALSIRSVTGQPIKFIGIGEKYDALEPFHPDRIVGRILGMGDILSLIEKAEQTLDRKKAEEFTTKALMGDGFSLEDFRDQLRQVKKMGSIQSIMKMLPSVGPFAGMQKAVDHVDEGQITRVEAIINSMTPHEREHHDVINGSRRKRIARGSGTTVQEVNRLLRQYAQMRKMFKGMGKASFGRKLAGMKFPGM
- a CDS encoding amidohydrolase, with product MPNSKTAPKAAKPKAENGWIRKSELDAWLDRYLPVPTQVISNEEYTPIPQTPEQRRLEREIVAGAERQARRLGMDRRKFLKTSCGMALAFAAMNTVFGRMFTVDAEELFEPAAVDAKKLKTFIFDIQTHHVAMPEQAPKADQVFLGAVVGMRNNATKMNPALKDRKATIEDAYIENYIKEVFLDSETDVVALSALPGSSEETDVLTPGVIFKSKSWINQLTSSPRVISHGYFSPDLGQENLDLMDAQLSKLKINAWKGYTGVARAKGKQGWRLDDEKGTYPALERAQKQGVKNICIHKGLPFPGDPQWWSPMDVTKAAKDFPKLNFLIYHSGFRGPQAGLEAAKDGFRKTTYIPWTSDICAWKKKNPDVKNIYMEMGSTFALMVSTSPLLAAYVMGMIIAAFGAEHVLWGTDSIWWGSPQWQIEAFRRLEMPGDLQKRFGYKPLTAEVKRGIFGLNAARVYGIDPSEKINPMPADYLQRLRKMYKASGMAEPSHTQYGWVRA